The genomic stretch TACTGATTTACTACCAACATATGGTTATCATAGTTAATAAGAAACTAACATGTAAGTTTAGTATGTTTTAGGTGTGTGATTTTTTGATATCTAAAAGATAATTTGCTGGGTAATACAATGTTTTTGTTGCTGAAACACTTGGAAAGACAGATTGTTATGTCAACAAATATCTCCAGAATCATGGTGCCTCTGAGATAACTTTCGTGATGGCAAAGTTTTGGTTCTATATTATTTAAATATATTTCCAAAGAAAATAGATCTTACAACGGACGTTTTAGTGTTAGGCACAGTCATACTCATATCTACGGAGTTCTTCAGGTGGTTGTCGTAATCATTATTGTTGATTGACCAATTTTTGACTGTTTATATCTTCATGAATTCTCATAGGAACGTAACGAGGGTACCACAGACACTGACTCGGGAACAATTTTCTCACCATCATTTCACTCCTCCAACATTGAACAAGATTTCACTAATTCAGGTCAGTGTAATTGTCAAACCTGCATCTTGCAGCTGTTATTTTCTTAATGCATATTTGATACTCAAATTGACACCCTTTTTAGTAATTATTCTGACAGCCCAAAGCGTAAAACATGAAATTTGCATTGAACTTGGTAACATTTTCTTTGAATTGTGTTCAGCTTGAAACTTGAGATTATTGAACTTTATATGGGACGCGTTATTCCTATTGATGTTGAATTGTTTCTCACAATGTTATTGTCAAATGCATGTATGTGCAAAGTTGCAAACTACATCTCAATATCATGTGTTTCTGATGTAATTTGGTGCTTATGTCAGATTATGTGGATACAAATGAGGTTTGCCTGTCTTCGGAAGCATCAGATATATATCTTGCTATGAAAAACTCAAAGCTTGAATGCTTAGATGAGCAAGGGCAGGATTCAATGATGGCTGATATATCCGTAGAAGTGGAGGAGGAATGTGAAGAGCTTACTGATTTTGATCCATATTATTTTATAAAGAGCTTGCCTGCATTATCATCAGTTGTTCCAACATTTCGGCCAATGCTGCTACCTAAACAAACACGGAGATGCCCGCCAAATACTCTTGTCTTGGACTTGGATGGTATGTATGTGCAAACTGCAAAGTTGAGATAATAAGTCCTTGATTTTTCACAAATTCTCTTATGAGACGTCTCATGGTAAAGTTATCACGATTCACGAGATTGATCCATATGATACTATGATTTTGTGAGACTGACAATATTTAGTTAGTCTCTTATTTATTTTTTTAGTAGTTTTCTGGGTATTTGGCTATTTGCATAAGCTTTCTAGTTAAAATTGCGTACACCCTATTCCCTTTTACCCCGCTATTTGTGGTAACCCTCACGACCTCAAGGCACTTGGGTAATGTTCTTGTTTAATTTATTTGCATCACGTGTTCAGTAACTTGCACCATATAATTCATATCCTTTTTCTGAATGTTATGTCTTCTCTATGGCAGAGACGTTAGTCCACTCAAGTCTTGAACCTTGTGATGATTCGGACTTTACATTTTCGGTGAACTTTAATCAGAAAGAACATACAGTATATGTCCGTTGTCGCCCATACCTGCATGATTTTATGGAAAGGGTTGCTGGCCTTTTTGAGATAATCATTTTCACTGCCAGCCAAAGTATTTATGCTGAACAGCTTCTCAATGTGTTAGATCCAAAGAGGAGGATAATTCGACATAGGGTTTTCCGTGAATCATGTGTTTATGTTGACGGAAACTACTTGAAAGATTTGTCCGTTCTAGGTCGTGATTTGTCCCGAGTTATCATAATTGATAACTCTCCTCAGGTAACCTTTCTCAATTAATGCTTTATTGATACTCATTCTCTCCTTGTGCTGAGTGTAGTATGTCGGATAAGTTTATGCATTGCCTCCAGCTGTAGGACAATTCACTGATTTTGGGCATTCTAGTTGGATCTCGTAAACAAGTCATTCGAGTTGGGCATTATAAGTTCGGGTCATTTAAGATGCTTTGTTACTTATGGAGTCACTTTGGGTTGCATTATTGGCAACCATTTGGGGACGAGTCAGATCGAGTAAGTGGTTATGGATTGGGTAAATCGGGTCATTTCTGTATTGTTTTGTGTTGTGCCTACTAAGGTTTTTgcttcaaattaattattttgcgTTGGGACCATTTTTGGGGTCGAGTAGTTAGGGTCCCATATACTTGAGGTTGGTATTTTTCGGGTTTGGATCAGATCCTTTCTAAAACAAGCAAGTTTTGAACAGGCATTTGGATTTCAAGTTGATAATGGCATTCCGATTGAGAGTTGGTTTGACGATCGTTCAGATCAAGAATTACTGTCATTAATTCCGTTTCTGGAGAGATTAGCCATGGTGGATGATGTTCGACCACCAATTGCTCAGAAGTTCAACCTCAGATCCAAAATAGCTGCAGCAATTTACCCACCTTCAAATTTTGGTCACGCCTACTGAAGTTGTCAGACTGTCATTCTCGTCTTCTGGGAGAACTTGTTTGTGCCAAAAACTGTGAGATTGTAATCAGATACTTTAGATTAGTAACAAAATTCAAAACTGTACTCCATAATGTGTTGTTAATTGTAATTTATCTCATTCTTTGTTGAAGGATGCTGTTAATTGATGTAGGTGATTAAACATCTCTGGTCACTAGTTTCTTCACTGCTGCTGTTGGTTCCGAAACCTCATTTATAGAAATTCATACTCTTCACTATTTTCttccacaaattcttgtttgtgacgcacatatccgtcactcttgagtgacggataccattttacctcacaaagtacccactttttctctctctgcaacactattcatgtggtctcctttctccactaacccattttgttaccattttaactcacaaaatatccgccacaaatggtaacccgtcacaagggagaccaattgatttTCTTCTGCCTTCTTTTGCATGTGCTTAGCTTGGTATACTTTTTCTTGTTCTTTCTTTTTGGCATTGATTAGGGGAATCCCTTATCAACAGTTGAGGCGATTTCCTTCGGAGTATTTAAGGCAATTTAATGTGTATGAACTTTAACGGTAAGTTCAAAGGTAGTTGTGATGCTTGAACCTCTTAGAATTGCAAGAATTGGGAGTACTTGGTATCTTATCCTTTGCAAGTTTGTTTTGAATTGTTTCCATAATTCATGTACCGCAAAATTGAGGAGCCTACTATAAATCATGAACGCACGAACAATTTTGGTAATATACGTGAAGAACTGGATACTTCGTATTATTATGGAATATATATAACGGATATACATTAGAAATTAAGAATCATTATTAAGGTAATCTAATTGGATATTAACAAAGATTTCCAATTTGCATGAAAAGTGTTTATATGTAAAATATGATGATCACGAATGACGTGGATTAGATATTTGGAATCTAGTCCTTTCCTTTACTAGACATTTGTATTCCTATAAATTAAGGGTACACCCTACCATTGTTATTCAATTAAATTTCTTAGCTATCACAATCGATTTACCCTTCTTAATTAACTCAACAACAGTAATATTGTCTTTTACTTTGAAGATTATGGATAATTTAGAGAATGTGGAGGATTTAGCTTATATGTTCACTTTCGATCAGGTAATTAGCTCATCTTATTCCAGTTCACCTTGTTTGTTCACTATGATCCATTCTTCATATGTTCATAGTTTGATGTTCATTGGGTCAATTTATTTGCAATAAGTCTTGCTTGCGACGGGTCGGATCTTGCGACGGGTATTATGTGAGTGGAAATATATGACGGAATTTATTACTTTAAGTTGTAATCTAATTTATTCCTAACATGTTGAAAATACATGTTagggacaaggtgggcacccaccccatgtgGTTTGTCTCTCACCTTTATGGGTTGTGTGTGAGAGAATATGGTACCcgtctcttatttgtgacggatacctccgtcacaaataagaatttgcgatttatttgttgttttttgcACAATCGTAAATATATGACGGAATTTATTACTTTAAGTTGTAATCTAATTTATTCCTAACATGTTGAAAATACATGTCTAGCTACATACTCTACATACCAATTAAATCTCGTTATGGAGTAATGAGTATATGCTAATAATTAATTATAGGTTCTAACTTCAACTATATCTTATTTAGATAAGCACGGTGTAAATAATTTACATGTATACAAATTTTGTGTTCAATCTATTTATCTATTCCAAAAGCTAGAAACCACTAATCGTATTGTGAATTCTTCAGCAAATTCCGACAATGGATAATTCGAACGACGTTTTCACAGGAGTGATTGAAGAACTGCTAGCGGACAAAAAACAAGCCGTTGAAAAAGCAAATAGTTACCAAGAGACTGTCAAAAAATTGATTCACTTATTGGGGATTGCATATAAGGAAAGGGATGAAGCAAATGACAAACTCCGCAAATTATTGTTGGTTAAGCCTTACTCTCCCTACTCTTGCAAGTCACAAGCGACCACAAGCCATACCCAACCGTCTAAACAAGGCGCAAGTACTTCAGATGCAAGTAATTTTATCCTTGACCGAAAAATGGATTTACAAACTACGTACAATGTTAGTCCATTGACTAGCCATACTCAACCGCCTAAACAAGGCGCAAGTACTTCAGATGCAAGCAACTTTACCCTTGACCGGAACATTGATTTACAAACTACGTACAATGTTGGTCCATTGACTAGCCATACCCAACTGCCTAAACAAGGCGCAAGTACTTCAAATGCAAGCAACTCAACCCTTGACCGGAATCTGGATTTACAAACTACGTGCAATGTTGGTCCATTGACTAGCCATACCCAACCGCCTAAACAAGGCGCACGTACTTCATATGCAAGCAACTTTACCCTTGACCGTAACATGGATTTACAAACTACGTACAATGTTGGTCTATTGACTAGCCATACCCAACCGTCTAAACAAGGCGCAAGTATTTCAGATGCCAGCAACTTTACCCTTGACCGTAACATGGATTTACAAACTACGTACAATGTTGGTCCATTGACTAGCCATACCCAACTGCCTAAACAAGGCGCAAGTACTTCAGATGCCAACAACTTTACCCTTGACCGGAACATGAATTTACAAACTACGTACAATGTTGGTCCATTGACAAAGGCCAGTGATGATAACGCCTTAGCTACACTAGCCGATTCTTTCATTGATATTGATCCGGGGTTCTACATGGGTAGCATTGATAGCATGCATAATGCTAGCTCATATCTTGACTCGGTTAATACTTCTACATTATATAACAACATTGCGATACAGAGGGCTCTACCCGAGAAAGGTAAATTGGTACAAAGTGTGCAGGAGACAGGTCCACTTCGTGAGACGATCATGGTGGCCTCAACGTCCCCTCAATGGCAAAACCCGCCCCAAACATCTCAACATTTACGAGATGTTCCGGTGTCTTTTGCAATGAATCACAAGCGTCCGCGAAACACCTAGACCCGTTGGTTCCTAGGTTTACAGTTTACTACTTAGTACTTTAGTCCGTCCTATTTTTTATTCAAGGGCTTTGTTTAGAAAAGATAACTATGTTTACGTTTCTATAATATAACTTTTGCAATATCCATatcggaattactttttcacatacgaattttactctttcacatacactttgtCATTAACTTTCCCTCTAATGCCCTTCTAACCTCAAACCTAATCAAATTAACTATACTACTCTTTTTTTATCCTAAATCctaatttaattgctcaaataaTTTCAACAATGGTTCTTAATTTACTAATCAATgaagtaatttatttatttatcgatTGTCAATAATGTTTCTTGCAATTTTTTATCAATCTTTAAGAAATCGATCAATCGATGTCCAACTAAGGAAATCAACCATGGACATGTGAATGTAGGTAGTCGTGTTGTGGATAGATTCTATAACTAATAAGTCTGCAACACAAAATCTTGCGTCATCCTATCAATGTATTTTTTCTCACAAGTAATGTCACCAAACGGAGTATTAGAAATGGAAGGCTTGGATGTTATTTAATGGCAGACGGAATCTTAATAGAAAAAAGACATACTTGTCCCCGACGAAGCATCTCTGACGGAGGGAAGTCCAGGTGGTGGGTGGTTGCTTGTGCGTGGTTGCTTGTGCGTGGTCGATGGGTAAATTTATTGGGGTTTGAGTGAACGAGatgaaaaaatgacaagggtaaaaTCGTAAAAGTCGTATGTaaaagagtaaagttcgtatgtgaaaaagcacaacCCTatccatatttatttatttttatatattttaaaTGGGCGTATTACGTCGCGATAAGAGCTTCTTTACTCCAACTATGTTCTTATCAtgatccatttttttttttgaaatagagAAATAATTCATTAATAGAACGTCATACGACACTTACAAGTGATATCTGTAATCGAAAACGAATTTATtagaaaccaaagaaaaataatctTCTTgtaaactagggatctcaaacCATGATATGACAATTCGGCTCGGTCTCGTATCGCTATCTTCATGCAGCTTTTGATGAGCCTTCGTATGATAAATTGCAAAAGGAAAAATACCTCTTACTGGTTCCGAAGATCGTTGACAAATAACTTGTATCCATTGAAGTAATGTGCGATGATCTATCAACGAACTACTCGTCTATATACGAGTGAAACCAAACCCAGGATTAACTGGAAGGCCCCGAAATAAAGAACTGAAAAAACGATTCTCCCAAAAAGAGAGACTTTTATTGACTAGATAATATGTATATTATTAAAAAAGAAGCAATTTTGGGGCTTACTATCGAATATATCAATTGATTATCGATGAGAGCCCTAGATGGAGGCTAGATTTTTTAGAGAGGCGCGGTTAGAGCTTTGTTCCTCCAACTTTGTTCTTATCATGATCCATACATATTGGTGAAACAATATAATTATAAAACGTGACCATTGTACGATACAAAAGGGGTACGAATGCTGTATAGGGTAAGATTATCGGTAGTTTTGAGATAAGACTTTGGTGAGTCTTAAGACAAGACttactcaagactaccaataatctatcATAGTCTTAATAAAATcttgacaaagtcttaagttgagtcttggaaatcCAAGACTCAATTTAAGACTCTACATGAGTCTTGACCCCACTATTAAAAGAAGACA from Silene latifolia isolate original U9 population chromosome 2, ASM4854445v1, whole genome shotgun sequence encodes the following:
- the LOC141641961 gene encoding uncharacterized protein LOC141641961: MHTKKKVSSRSTVRQLANNRSLRSQNKPPENAQVLETKAAEFITSSVRKSTCGGRGLGKRDGSTVTSLTTNLNARYGLWQDDSSNMYVDCNEDRNASKILQERNEGTTDTDSGTIFSPSFHSSNIEQDFTNSDYVDTNEVCLSSEASDIYLAMKNSKLECLDEQGQDSMMADISVEVEEECEELTDFDPYYFIKSLPALSSVVPTFRPMLLPKQTRRCPPNTLVLDLDETLVHSSLEPCDDSDFTFSVNFNQKEHTVYVRCRPYLHDFMERVAGLFEIIIFTASQSIYAEQLLNVLDPKRRIIRHRVFRESCVYVDGNYLKDLSVLGRDLSRVIIIDNSPQAFGFQVDNGIPIESWFDDRSDQELLSLIPFLERLAMVDDVRPPIAQKFNLRSKIAAAIYPPSNFGHAYIMDNLENVEDLAYMFTFDQQIPTMDNSNDVFTGVIEELLADKKQAVEKANSYQETVKKLIHLLGIAYKERDEANDKLRKLLLVKPYSPYSCKSQATTSHTQPSKQGASTSDASNFILDRKMDLQTTYNVSPLTSHTQPPKQGASTSDASNFTLDRNIDLQTTYNVGPLTSHTQLPKQGASTSNASNSTLDRNLDLQTTCNVGPLTSHTQPPKQGARTSYASNFTLDRNMDLQTTYNVGLLTSHTQPSKQGASISDASNFTLDRNMDLQTTYNVGPLTSHTQLPKQGASTSDANNFTLDRNMNLQTTYNVGPLTKASDDNALATLADSFIDIDPGFYMGSIDSMHNASSYLDSVNTSTLYNNIAIQRALPEKGKLVQSVQETGPLRETIMVASTSPQWQNPPQTSQHLRDVPSSTSRYFDITKMENGDEMKKSQQNLKHLGFVRATAINTLVWLSNVYDYAKQNSGPLRSAVGTVENAVTTVITPVFNKFKDVPDLLLVFLDGKVDAASAKFDEHAPPLVKQVVEKTTEVTKELVHHVQVGGPLEAARYAVKESQEAVLEQSVKIWSKLDQLPPFHTVAEVTVPTAAHFSEKYNKVISNLRGKGYTVFGYVPLVPIDEIAKAFKQAKAVNEGETRTAEVASQ